In the genome of Gloeotrichia echinulata CP02, one region contains:
- the scpB gene encoding SMC-Scp complex subunit ScpB: MTTATTTKIEAILYLKGKPLSLGEIAEYAACDRATVEEGIIELIDDYARRDSALEVVETPNGYSLQLRPDFHDLVQTIIPVELGLGALRTLAAIALHNPILQSDLINLRGSGVYQHVPELVELGFVRKRRDSDSRSYSLQVTPKFHQYFQIEQLPQILSTSDKEQQLELDLELKEDIGVKSQE, from the coding sequence ATGACTACAGCCACAACGACGAAGATAGAAGCGATTCTGTATTTAAAGGGTAAACCCTTGTCGCTCGGCGAAATCGCCGAATATGCAGCGTGCGATCGCGCCACTGTGGAAGAAGGCATAATTGAGCTAATTGACGACTATGCGCGGCGAGATAGCGCCCTAGAAGTAGTAGAAACCCCAAATGGTTATAGTTTGCAATTGCGGCCTGACTTTCATGACTTAGTGCAGACAATAATTCCCGTAGAATTGGGGTTAGGTGCATTGCGGACTTTAGCAGCGATCGCCCTCCATAACCCCATACTCCAAAGTGACTTGATTAACCTACGGGGTTCAGGAGTATATCAACATGTTCCCGAACTGGTAGAACTCGGTTTTGTCCGCAAACGCCGAGATAGTGATTCTCGCTCCTACTCCCTACAAGTCACCCCAAAATTTCATCAGTATTTTCAAATCGAGCAACTCCCCCAAATATTATCTACCAGCGATAAAGAACAACAACTAGAACTAGATCTAGAACTCAAAGAAGACATAGGAGTCAAAAGTCAAGAGTAA